A window of Exiguobacterium sp. FSL W8-0210 contains these coding sequences:
- the nusB gene encoding transcription antitermination factor NusB, translating to MMKRHMARELAVQSLFQMELSDLTAQEAIEFAVEGKEYDTFVEQLVNGVETNKATIDQHIREALVNWSFERLGNIERTILRLAVYELLFETNIPVRVTINEAIELTKAFADEEATKIVNGVLGKVAQGVVKENS from the coding sequence ATGATGAAACGACACATGGCACGCGAACTCGCAGTCCAGTCTTTGTTCCAAATGGAGCTTTCGGATCTGACTGCACAAGAGGCCATTGAATTCGCGGTAGAAGGTAAGGAATATGACACATTCGTCGAGCAATTGGTGAACGGTGTCGAAACGAACAAAGCAACGATTGACCAACACATCCGAGAAGCACTGGTCAACTGGTCATTCGAACGACTCGGAAACATCGAGCGGACGATTCTTCGCTTAGCCGTCTACGAATTGTTATTCGAAACGAACATTCCAGTTCGAGTGACGATCAACGAAGCGATTGAATTGACGAAGGCGTTCGCAGATGAAGAAGCGACAAAAATCGTGAACGGTGTTCTTGGTAAAGTCGCACAAGGCGTCGTCAAAGAAAATTCATAA
- the folD gene encoding bifunctional methylenetetrahydrofolate dehydrogenase/methenyltetrahydrofolate cyclohydrolase FolD produces MAVVIDGKQVAHSYRMKLKEEVARLKEQRIQPQLTVILIGEDPASQSYVRGKEKAAKEIGMDSELIRLPAETTESELLHLIDRLNVDASVHGILVQLPLPDHIDESKVIFAISPEKDVDGFHPVSVGKMMIGEPTFLPCTPNGILHLVKEMNVPIAGQHVVVVGRSQIVGKPVGMLFLNESATVSYCHSKTKDLGAMTRQADILIVAVGVPKLITADMVKPDAVVIDVGVNRVDGKLVGDVEFDTVQDVASMITPVPGGVGPMTITMLLHNTIEAAR; encoded by the coding sequence ATGGCAGTAGTAATCGATGGAAAACAGGTAGCCCATTCATATCGTATGAAGCTGAAAGAAGAAGTCGCACGTCTGAAAGAACAGCGGATTCAACCGCAATTGACTGTCATCCTGATTGGCGAAGATCCTGCTAGTCAGTCTTATGTACGTGGTAAAGAAAAGGCGGCGAAGGAAATCGGCATGGATTCGGAGTTGATCCGACTTCCGGCAGAAACAACGGAATCAGAGCTTCTTCACTTGATCGACCGTCTGAACGTTGATGCGAGTGTCCATGGGATTCTCGTCCAATTGCCGTTGCCTGACCATATTGATGAGAGCAAAGTCATTTTTGCGATTTCTCCTGAAAAGGACGTCGATGGTTTTCATCCTGTCTCTGTCGGGAAAATGATGATTGGTGAACCGACATTTTTACCGTGTACACCAAACGGCATTCTTCATCTCGTCAAAGAGATGAACGTACCGATTGCCGGTCAACACGTCGTTGTCGTCGGTCGTAGCCAAATCGTCGGTAAACCCGTCGGTATGTTGTTCTTGAATGAATCGGCTACCGTTTCCTATTGTCATTCCAAGACAAAAGATCTCGGTGCGATGACGCGTCAAGCGGATATCTTGATCGTCGCAGTCGGCGTACCGAAGCTGATTACGGCGGATATGGTGAAACCGGATGCTGTCGTCATTGACGTTGGTGTCAACCGTGTCGATGGCAAACTCGTCGGTGATGTCGAGTTTGATACGGTACAAGACGTTGCATCGATGATCACACCTGTTCCGGGTGGCGTTGGTCCGATGACGATCACGATGCTACTGCATAACACGATCGAGGCTGCGCGATGA